A single genomic interval of bacterium harbors:
- a CDS encoding tetratricopeptide repeat protein: protein MRHRIYKTSVFLLILPLLWSCGSRMHSQIGTQDSRYDAYKPVAVQHLVDALIADMSGEFGEAEMHYRFALLSDSNALPVSNALAEDYLELGRYDEALVLVQRVLIKDPFNPDALEVLADIHIRQHNFDKAIQTLELLSRRYPSNIDAHYRLITIYEVQGKAKEAAVHYARLLDVIGANTLLSLKLGEIYMRSRAYDKAVDVYHRARSSDPNNTEILSALAMAYRFNKEIPKAIEIYESLAELQEDNLQVHASVGLLSIQSGNYEKAVRAFRHADRLQPNNFDFLRSLGFALVQLKRSVEALDVLERASMINGRDLLTMNLLAPIYQNQKRFTQSDSVFERILVFEPNNEVILNNYSYSLAERRTRLEKARQMIEKALKKAPDNGHYLDTMGWVLFQQEEYAQALIYTQRAVAVHPNSEEVWTHLGEIHHKLGNTKDALSAFQKALTINPDNSMLTEKINALSH, encoded by the coding sequence ATGCGACACCGTATTTATAAGACATCTGTCTTTCTTTTGATTTTGCCGCTCCTTTGGAGTTGTGGTTCGCGTATGCATTCGCAGATCGGTACACAGGATTCGCGTTACGATGCATACAAGCCGGTGGCCGTTCAGCATTTAGTGGATGCATTGATTGCCGATATGTCCGGCGAATTTGGCGAAGCCGAAATGCACTACCGCTTTGCTCTTCTCAGCGACAGCAATGCATTACCCGTATCCAACGCGCTGGCGGAAGATTATTTGGAACTCGGGCGTTACGATGAAGCGCTAGTACTTGTTCAGCGCGTGCTGATCAAAGATCCTTTTAATCCGGATGCACTGGAAGTTTTGGCGGACATTCATATCCGTCAGCATAATTTTGATAAAGCCATTCAAACATTAGAACTGCTGAGCCGGAGGTATCCATCGAATATTGATGCGCATTACCGGCTCATCACGATATACGAAGTGCAAGGCAAAGCCAAAGAAGCGGCGGTACATTACGCAAGGTTGCTGGACGTTATCGGCGCGAATACGCTGCTTTCATTGAAACTGGGTGAAATCTACATGCGCTCCCGTGCGTACGATAAGGCCGTGGATGTATATCACAGGGCACGCAGCAGCGATCCCAATAATACGGAAATACTATCGGCGCTGGCCATGGCATACCGTTTTAATAAAGAAATTCCTAAAGCGATCGAAATTTACGAATCGCTTGCCGAGCTTCAAGAAGACAATCTCCAGGTGCATGCCAGTGTCGGACTGCTGTCTATCCAGAGCGGTAATTATGAAAAAGCCGTACGCGCTTTTCGTCATGCGGACCGGCTGCAGCCTAATAATTTTGATTTTCTTCGCTCGTTAGGTTTTGCCTTGGTGCAGCTCAAACGTTCCGTCGAAGCGTTGGATGTACTGGAGCGCGCATCCATGATCAATGGCCGCGATTTACTGACGATGAATCTTCTGGCGCCGATTTATCAGAATCAAAAGCGGTTCACTCAATCGGATAGCGTATTCGAACGCATTCTTGTTTTTGAACCGAACAACGAAGTGATACTTAATAATTACAGTTACAGTTTGGCTGAACGCAGAACCCGGTTGGAGAAAGCGCGGCAAATGATCGAAAAAGCGCTCAAAAAAGCGCCCGACAACGGTCATTATTTGGACACGATGGGTTGGGTTTTGTTTCAACAAGAAGAGTATGCCCAAGCGCTTATCTATACGCAGCGCGCTGTTGCAGTTCATCCCAACAGTGAAGAAGTATGGACGCATCTGGGCGAAATTCATCATAAATTGGGAAATACCAAAGACGCGTTATCGGCTTTTCAAAAAGCGCTTACGATCAATCCTGATAATTCTATGCTCACGGAAAAAATAAATGCACTATCGCACTGA
- the eno gene encoding phosphopyruvate hydratase produces the protein MSHIHHVHAREVLDSRGNPTVEVEIHLESGAMGRAIVPSGASTGEHEAVELRDGDKKRYLGKGVQKAVHNVNTIIAKKIMHMEAGDQFTLDHTMIALDGTANKGKLGANAILGVSLAAARAMANEVNIPLFQYIGGIQANTLPVPMMNIINGGAHADNNVDFQEFMVMPVGARSFTEALRMGAEVFHHLKTVLKGKKYNTAVGDEGGFAPNLKSNDEAIEVILQAIQAAGYKAGKDIMIALDPASSEFYQNGKYVFKKSDGRKLSSEQMAAYWENWVRQFPIISIEDGMAENDWEGWKHLTDAVGKKIQLVGDDLFVTNPKFLAKGIEKGVANSILVKVNQIGSLTETIDAVQMAHKAGYTAVMSHRSGESEDTTIADIAVALNCGQIKTGSASRTDRIAKYNQLLRIDEALGGRAHFPGRKAFKV, from the coding sequence ATGAGTCACATCCATCACGTTCATGCCCGCGAAGTATTGGATTCACGCGGCAATCCTACGGTCGAAGTCGAAATTCACTTGGAAAGCGGCGCTATGGGCCGTGCCATTGTTCCCAGCGGTGCATCTACCGGCGAACATGAAGCGGTAGAATTGCGCGATGGCGATAAAAAACGTTATCTTGGAAAAGGTGTTCAAAAAGCCGTACACAATGTCAACACGATCATTGCCAAAAAAATCATGCACATGGAAGCCGGTGATCAATTTACATTGGATCATACGATGATCGCACTTGACGGCACAGCTAACAAAGGCAAACTTGGCGCCAATGCCATTCTCGGCGTCAGCCTCGCGGCTGCGCGTGCTATGGCCAATGAAGTCAATATCCCCCTGTTCCAATACATCGGCGGTATTCAAGCCAATACGTTGCCCGTGCCGATGATGAATATCATCAACGGCGGCGCCCACGCGGATAACAATGTGGACTTTCAGGAATTTATGGTGATGCCCGTCGGTGCGCGTTCATTTACGGAAGCATTGCGTATGGGCGCGGAAGTTTTTCATCACCTCAAGACTGTACTCAAAGGAAAAAAATACAATACGGCCGTCGGTGATGAAGGCGGATTTGCTCCCAATCTCAAATCCAATGACGAAGCGATCGAAGTGATCTTGCAGGCGATACAAGCGGCGGGATATAAAGCCGGTAAAGATATTATGATCGCTCTTGATCCGGCTTCCAGCGAATTTTATCAAAACGGAAAATATGTTTTCAAAAAATCGGACGGACGTAAGTTGTCATCCGAGCAAATGGCTGCGTATTGGGAAAATTGGGTTCGCCAGTTTCCCATCATCTCGATCGAAGACGGTATGGCGGAAAATGACTGGGAAGGTTGGAAACACCTTACCGATGCTGTCGGTAAAAAAATCCAACTCGTCGGTGATGATCTTTTTGTGACCAATCCTAAATTTTTGGCCAAAGGTATTGAAAAAGGTGTTGCCAATTCCATCCTCGTCAAAGTCAATCAGATCGGTTCGTTGACGGAAACGATAGACGCCGTACAGATGGCGCACAAAGCCGGTTATACGGCCGTGATGAGTCACCGCTCCGGCGAAAGTGAAGATACGACCATTGCGGATATAGCGGTTGCACTTAATTGCGGTCAAATCAAAACCGGATCGGCCTCCCGCACGGATCGCATTGCCAAGTACAATCAACTTCTGCGCATTGACGAAGCGCTCGGCGGCCGTGCTCATTTCCCGGGACGTAAAGCATTCAAAGTGTAG
- a CDS encoding DUF4292 domain-containing protein yields the protein MHYRTEHHRTFFLVFFGLIALILFSGCGAPKEVIRQPVDITSVNPLEVLRRCNENAAKIRHIKSVATMNVESPKSGGQFTAQIAIRLPDSVYIKIEGMLGIDGVKASLNRESFVVYNIINKQVIIGKTSASAIRRTFDYNVNYEELVELLVGLPRVPESELVRLREFSADDTYFVMQFTTGEGHRKIWFDPYAQFAVSRIVDYDSTGDVSVEREFSRFQKIDGRYFPKYVRLVRPREQDLLSLFFDMRTVNESFNSSIFKIKYPRDIDIVEMQ from the coding sequence ATGCACTATCGCACTGAACATCATCGTACATTTTTTTTGGTTTTCTTTGGTTTAATAGCTTTGATCCTATTTAGCGGATGCGGCGCACCCAAAGAAGTGATTCGCCAACCTGTGGATATTACGTCCGTCAATCCGTTGGAAGTTCTTCGCCGATGCAATGAAAATGCGGCTAAGATTCGTCATATCAAATCGGTGGCTACGATGAATGTCGAATCGCCCAAGAGCGGCGGACAGTTTACGGCGCAGATCGCTATTCGTTTACCGGATTCGGTGTATATCAAAATCGAAGGCATGCTCGGTATAGACGGCGTCAAGGCGTCGCTCAATCGGGAATCGTTTGTGGTGTATAATATTATCAACAAACAAGTCATTATCGGCAAAACCAGTGCGTCGGCGATTCGGCGCACGTTTGATTACAATGTCAATTATGAGGAACTTGTTGAGCTTTTGGTCGGATTACCGCGCGTGCCGGAATCCGAGCTGGTGCGTCTGCGCGAATTTTCGGCGGATGATACTTATTTTGTTATGCAGTTTACTACCGGCGAAGGCCATCGTAAAATATGGTTTGATCCGTACGCCCAATTTGCCGTCAGCCGTATCGTGGATTACGATTCGACCGGCGATGTATCCGTCGAGCGCGAATTTTCGCGGTTTCAAAAAATTGACGGGCGATATTTTCCTAAGTACGTTCGTCTCGTGCGACCGCGTGAACAAGATCTTTTGAGCTTGTTTTTTGATATGCGTACGGTCAATGAATCTTTTAACAGCAGTATATTTAAAATCAAATATCCCCGCGACATAGATATCGTGGAGATGCAATAA
- a CDS encoding tetratricopeptide repeat protein has protein sequence MVLRIALWLCVAWPTMAQIKVVVFPFHNTTQAQKNDWLSHGFAEALNTELAKDTALDVIDRTDVLAEIKSKGWKQADIKDEAKAMAVARSLEANRMVYGVFDVKDSSIKVLTKFFDLRTGVADGKNTYIGEGKFTTNNVYAMYGQITNKALVSFGRKTIDEIGGPTKGAINVDAYEPYIKGILKYDESSTVDDYNKAIEMLTQAATIDTGFALAYAGIAKAYAKIARIQDVSGKLTEKEESYNKALEAGLRAVRIDKRLAVGWTALALTYRELKDRDKLIEAARKAVQIRVSQYDAYDMIADAFSPSFFPQYKIIDSSIFYRKKSVTYNTKFASGFRGLGGDYMDKGDYKNAEQAFQKAVSINPKHAGSRDRLGQIYFAQGDYIKAKDNFSEAIRLDAKTPFGYTHLADVLYMEGKYAEAIAAYDSALHHNPKFAMAHYGLAWTLLSSKQRALRDSVRALAHATQAVEISGQKNAAFLSMLAEAQFANGNKEKAIETIGLARALDSANTDYELAETRYAGKEKSGDYAYAMRRGQMFWKQGRGADGVKEFEEANKLSPKNVHVLLGLARYYDQDKQYKKAFDHYFLARACDWDKKYVKQIQERMNALEKHSK, from the coding sequence ATGGTACTTCGGATAGCTCTATGGTTGTGTGTGGCATGGCCGACGATGGCGCAAATCAAGGTCGTGGTATTCCCTTTTCACAATACCACACAGGCACAAAAAAATGATTGGCTTTCGCACGGTTTTGCCGAAGCGCTCAATACGGAATTAGCCAAAGACACGGCACTGGATGTGATTGACCGAACCGATGTATTGGCGGAAATCAAATCCAAAGGATGGAAACAAGCCGATATCAAAGACGAAGCTAAAGCGATGGCTGTTGCACGTTCATTGGAAGCCAACCGCATGGTGTATGGTGTATTTGACGTTAAAGATTCTTCGATCAAAGTATTGACCAAATTTTTTGATCTCCGCACCGGCGTGGCCGACGGAAAAAACACATACATCGGTGAAGGCAAATTTACGACGAATAATGTGTATGCCATGTACGGCCAGATTACCAATAAAGCGCTTGTGAGTTTCGGCCGTAAGACCATTGATGAAATCGGCGGCCCGACAAAAGGCGCTATCAACGTGGATGCATACGAACCCTATATCAAAGGTATTCTCAAGTACGATGAAAGCAGCACGGTGGATGATTACAACAAGGCCATCGAAATGCTGACGCAAGCCGCTACCATTGATACGGGATTTGCACTCGCCTACGCAGGCATTGCCAAAGCCTACGCTAAAATCGCACGCATTCAGGATGTCAGCGGCAAATTGACCGAAAAGGAAGAAAGCTATAATAAGGCCCTCGAAGCCGGATTGCGCGCCGTACGCATTGATAAACGCCTTGCCGTCGGATGGACAGCACTGGCGCTCACGTACCGCGAACTGAAAGATCGCGATAAACTCATTGAAGCGGCACGTAAAGCCGTTCAAATCCGCGTTTCGCAATACGATGCCTACGATATGATCGCGGATGCGTTTTCACCGAGCTTTTTCCCTCAATACAAAATTATCGATTCGTCCATTTTTTATCGCAAAAAAAGCGTGACGTACAATACGAAATTTGCTTCCGGATTTCGCGGATTAGGCGGCGACTACATGGATAAAGGCGATTATAAAAATGCCGAACAGGCGTTCCAAAAAGCCGTCAGTATCAACCCCAAACATGCGGGTTCACGCGATCGCTTAGGTCAAATCTATTTCGCGCAGGGCGATTACATCAAAGCCAAAGATAATTTTTCTGAAGCGATTCGCTTAGACGCCAAAACACCGTTCGGATACACGCATCTTGCCGATGTACTCTATATGGAAGGAAAATATGCCGAAGCCATAGCCGCTTATGATTCGGCTCTGCATCATAATCCCAAGTTTGCGATGGCGCATTACGGTCTGGCATGGACGTTACTCAGTTCCAAACAACGCGCGTTAAGGGATTCCGTCCGGGCGCTCGCGCACGCGACTCAAGCCGTGGAAATCAGCGGGCAAAAAAATGCCGCCTTCTTATCTATGCTGGCCGAAGCTCAATTTGCCAACGGCAACAAAGAGAAAGCCATCGAAACGATTGGTTTGGCACGTGCGTTGGATTCGGCCAATACGGACTACGAATTGGCCGAAACACGTTATGCAGGAAAAGAGAAATCCGGCGATTACGCATACGCAATGCGTCGCGGTCAGATGTTCTGGAAACAAGGACGCGGTGCGGACGGTGTAAAAGAGTTTGAAGAAGCCAATAAATTAAGCCCTAAAAATGTTCACGTGCTGTTGGGATTGGCTCGTTATTACGATCAGGACAAACAATACAAAAAAGCGTTTGACCATTATTTTCTTGCACGCGCCTGCGATTGGGATAAAAAATACGTCAAACAAATTCAGGAACGAATGAACGCGTTGGAAAAGCATTCCAAATAA
- a CDS encoding polyprenyl synthetase family protein, giving the protein MTLDDVFDPIEDELEIFKTKFSTQLTSKIKIVDTIARYVVSSRGKNLRPVLVMLCSKMCGGSVTERSYRAAITIELVHTATLVHDDVVDGADMRRGLPAINAIWKNKMAVLMGDYLLGNALISIVDIKSFDAMMLLSVATKRASEGELMQIDKSRKLDIDEPTYLRMISDKTGALIAAACELGAITTTEKPEDRKALNEYGELIGVAFQIKDDLFDFEGEQTIIGKTKGRDLKEQKITLPLIYAFSRAPKSESKAILKKIKKSVTSGDIKQIIAFTEHYGGIEYAKKRLQEYSDRAIQTLNYFPDSPSRQALKKFVQYNIQRNK; this is encoded by the coding sequence ATGACTTTAGACGATGTCTTCGATCCGATCGAAGATGAGCTTGAAATTTTTAAAACCAAATTCAGCACACAGCTGACTTCCAAAATAAAGATCGTAGACACGATCGCGCGTTATGTCGTTTCCTCTCGGGGAAAAAACTTACGCCCGGTTTTGGTCATGCTGTGTAGTAAAATGTGCGGCGGTTCCGTAACGGAACGCAGTTACCGTGCGGCGATCACCATCGAACTTGTACATACTGCCACGCTGGTCCATGACGATGTGGTGGACGGCGCGGATATGCGGCGCGGTTTGCCGGCGATCAATGCTATTTGGAAAAATAAAATGGCCGTCTTGATGGGGGATTACCTTTTGGGTAATGCGCTCATCAGTATCGTGGATATCAAAAGTTTTGACGCGATGATGCTTTTGTCTGTGGCTACCAAAAGGGCCAGCGAAGGCGAGCTCATGCAGATAGACAAAAGCAGGAAGTTGGATATTGACGAACCGACATATTTGCGGATGATATCCGATAAAACGGGCGCTCTCATCGCCGCGGCCTGCGAACTCGGGGCCATCACGACAACGGAAAAGCCGGAAGACCGCAAAGCGTTGAACGAATATGGCGAATTGATCGGTGTCGCCTTTCAGATCAAAGACGATTTGTTTGATTTTGAAGGAGAACAAACCATCATCGGCAAAACCAAAGGCCGTGATCTTAAAGAACAAAAAATCACATTACCTTTGATTTACGCTTTTAGCCGTGCGCCGAAAAGTGAAAGCAAAGCGATTTTGAAAAAAATCAAAAAGAGCGTAACGTCCGGCGATATCAAGCAGATCATTGCCTTTACCGAACACTACGGCGGCATCGAATACGCCAAAAAACGGTTACAGGAATATTCCGATCGCGCGATACAGACGCTCAACTATTTTCCGGATTCCCCGTCGCGTCAAGCGCTCAAAAAATTTGTTCAATATAACATACAACGCAATAAATAA
- the xseB gene encoding exodeoxyribonuclease VII small subunit, producing MSKKKQNEESSETTFETSLKELETIVDALEHGDVPLDETLVKFERGMKLVEFCQAKLNTAEQKLKILIKDKDGNYTLEEEDEEAV from the coding sequence ATGAGTAAAAAGAAACAAAACGAAGAATCATCCGAGACCACGTTTGAGACCTCGCTCAAAGAACTTGAAACGATCGTGGACGCATTGGAACACGGTGATGTCCCTTTGGATGAAACGTTGGTGAAGTTTGAGCGCGGGATGAAATTGGTAGAGTTTTGCCAGGCGAAACTCAATACGGCGGAGCAAAAACTCAAAATTCTGATCAAAGACAAAGACGGCAACTATACGCTCGAAGAAGAGGACGAGGAAGCAGTTTGA
- a CDS encoding glycosyltransferase family 2 protein, with protein MTDSNYSISVVIPLFNEEESLPELTEKIHTVATRMGVVYEIIFVDDGSTDNSYTVIQKLKQQYAAVKALRFRKNFGKSTALSEGFKMATGTYVITMDADLQDDPEEIPHLVNKLQDGNDLVSGWKKVRHDPVSKTIPSRFFNFVTRVMSGIRLHDFNCGLKAYRREVVKDVNLYGELHRYIPVLAKWEGYRRITEIVVHHHPRKYGQSKFGLSRFLKGFLDLITVVFLTRYVKRPLHFFGFFGSLSLLAGLGICGYLSLDWFLGTPIGQRPILFLGILLIMIGFQIISTGLIGEMLVHNFNRQKEVPVKERIE; from the coding sequence GTGACCGATTCCAACTATTCCATTAGCGTTGTCATACCGCTATTTAATGAAGAAGAATCTTTGCCCGAACTCACGGAAAAAATTCATACCGTCGCGACCCGCATGGGTGTGGTGTATGAAATCATTTTCGTCGATGACGGCAGCACGGATAATTCGTATACCGTGATTCAAAAACTCAAACAACAGTACGCCGCCGTCAAAGCATTGCGATTTAGAAAAAACTTCGGAAAATCTACGGCTTTGTCCGAGGGGTTCAAAATGGCGACGGGTACGTATGTGATCACGATGGATGCCGATCTGCAGGATGATCCGGAAGAAATACCTCATCTGGTTAATAAACTTCAGGACGGGAACGATTTAGTTTCCGGTTGGAAAAAGGTGCGTCATGATCCGGTTTCCAAAACCATTCCGTCGCGTTTTTTTAATTTTGTGACCCGCGTGATGAGTGGAATTCGTTTGCATGATTTCAACTGTGGCCTCAAGGCATATCGGCGCGAAGTGGTCAAGGATGTCAATTTGTACGGCGAATTGCACCGTTACATACCGGTTTTGGCAAAATGGGAAGGTTATCGTCGCATCACGGAAATCGTCGTGCATCATCATCCGCGCAAATATGGTCAAAGCAAGTTCGGATTATCACGTTTTCTCAAAGGATTTCTCGATCTGATCACGGTCGTATTTTTGACGCGCTACGTCAAACGCCCTTTGCATTTTTTTGGTTTTTTTGGATCGCTATCACTTTTAGCCGGGCTCGGCATTTGCGGTTATTTGTCGCTTGATTGGTTTTTGGGTACGCCCATAGGTCAGCGTCCGATTTTATTTTTGGGCATTCTTCTGATTATGATCGGATTTCAGATCATATCCACCGGTCTGATCGGCGAAATGCTCGTTCATAATTTTAACCGTCAGAAGGAAGTGCCCGTCAAAGAACGGATCGAATAA
- a CDS encoding dTDP-4-dehydrorhamnose 3,5-epimerase family protein, protein MTFKKGPIQGVILKDHKKFVDDRGWLTELYRQDELVSENVPVMGYTSLTLPGVARGPHEHVQQTDLFCFIGPSNFKLYMWDNRKNSPTYGHKMVVFVGEDNLQSVIIPPGVVHAYKNVGGKPGIVHNFANTLYAGKGKKEPVDEIRHEHDPQSPFQLD, encoded by the coding sequence ATGACTTTCAAAAAAGGCCCCATACAGGGCGTGATTCTTAAAGACCATAAAAAGTTTGTTGATGATCGCGGATGGCTGACCGAGCTTTACCGTCAGGACGAATTGGTCTCTGAAAATGTACCCGTTATGGGTTATACTTCGCTGACATTGCCGGGTGTGGCGCGTGGTCCGCATGAACACGTCCAACAAACCGATCTGTTTTGTTTTATAGGGCCTTCTAATTTTAAACTCTATATGTGGGATAACCGCAAAAATTCACCGACGTACGGTCATAAGATGGTTGTTTTTGTCGGTGAAGATAATCTGCAAAGCGTGATCATTCCTCCCGGGGTTGTCCATGCTTACAAAAATGTCGGCGGCAAACCGGGGATCGTTCATAATTTTGCCAACACACTGTACGCCGGCAAAGGAAAAAAAGAACCCGTGGACGAAATTCGTCACGAACATGATCCTCAGTCGCCATTTCAACTGGATTGA
- the dacB gene encoding D-alanyl-D-alanine carboxypeptidase/D-alanyl-D-alanine-endopeptidase, translated as MMWRYGCILFFTTASLFSQYRSTQLDSVRRAIDAVYADDFFKDIRTGFFAKSLLTGQVIHQKNPDSLRSTASCMKLVTTAAALDRWGTNKSFRTEFRYDGAIKNGVLNGDLYIKGLGDPYFLPEILLRAIYHLKAMGLTEIRGDIVGDDTYLIDTENAETNDRAYSAVGGALGFNFNIINICVRPGEKTGDSAIVFIEPISSLVKVINGVKTTDSGEGIGVNHNNTFIRYNGNQMTVALYGTIAKNENEFVIYKRVPNPTWWTIANIKETLGIMNIKVSGGLRTGKTPKASKILIDPPSYDLSYIVSGINKWSNNYVVGQLLMMMGAEAFGEPGTDEKGIRALQPFLRKVGISEKEIQMADGSGLDERNKMTTRAQVRLLEYMYRDFRYASDYIASLSIGGIDGTEKKRFIKRKDESSLIGTTRLKVGFLYGVSGLSGYIETQSKDIIAFSILTNGYPKEYYETMRQFEDRIVKALGGL; from the coding sequence ATGATGTGGCGCTACGGATGCATTCTTTTTTTTACGACGGCTTCGTTATTTTCACAGTATCGCTCCACGCAACTGGATAGTGTACGGCGCGCTATTGATGCCGTATATGCGGATGATTTTTTTAAAGACATCCGCACCGGTTTTTTTGCCAAGTCACTTCTGACCGGCCAAGTCATTCATCAAAAAAATCCCGATTCGTTACGTTCCACGGCTTCGTGTATGAAACTCGTCACCACAGCGGCTGCTCTGGATCGCTGGGGAACCAATAAAAGTTTTCGCACGGAATTTCGTTACGACGGGGCTATTAAGAATGGCGTTCTAAACGGTGATCTTTATATCAAAGGTCTCGGCGATCCGTATTTTTTACCGGAAATTCTTTTGCGTGCGATCTATCACCTCAAAGCGATGGGGTTGACGGAAATTCGCGGCGACATCGTGGGTGACGATACGTATTTGATTGATACAGAAAATGCCGAAACGAACGATCGTGCCTATTCGGCCGTTGGCGGTGCCTTGGGTTTCAATTTTAATATCATCAATATCTGTGTTCGTCCGGGAGAAAAAACCGGCGACTCGGCGATTGTTTTTATCGAGCCGATCTCATCTCTTGTCAAAGTTATCAACGGTGTGAAGACGACAGATTCCGGCGAAGGTATCGGTGTCAATCACAATAATACCTTTATACGATACAATGGAAATCAGATGACGGTTGCCTTGTACGGGACTATTGCCAAAAATGAGAATGAATTTGTCATATACAAACGGGTACCCAATCCGACGTGGTGGACGATCGCCAATATTAAAGAGACCTTGGGGATTATGAATATCAAAGTCAGTGGAGGATTGCGTACGGGTAAAACGCCGAAAGCGTCTAAAATTTTAATAGATCCTCCGTCGTATGATTTGTCTTACATTGTCTCCGGCATCAATAAGTGGAGCAATAATTACGTGGTGGGACAGCTCCTGATGATGATGGGTGCCGAAGCATTTGGAGAGCCCGGAACGGACGAGAAAGGAATTCGTGCCCTACAGCCTTTTTTGCGGAAAGTAGGAATTTCTGAAAAAGAGATTCAGATGGCCGACGGAAGCGGCCTGGATGAACGCAACAAAATGACGACGCGGGCTCAGGTGCGATTACTGGAATATATGTATCGAGATTTTCGCTACGCATCGGATTACATCGCGTCGCTAAGTATCGGCGGTATTGATGGCACAGAAAAAAAACGATTTATCAAACGCAAAGATGAGTCTTCGTTGATCGGCACGACACGCCTCAAAGTGGGTTTTCTCTATGGCGTCAGCGGGCTCAGCGGGTATATCGAAACGCAATCCAAAGACATCATTGCGTTTAGTATTTTGACCAACGGTTACCCGAAGGAATATTATGAAACCATGCGCCAGTTCGAAGATCGTATCGTGAAAGCGCTGGGGGGCTTGTAA
- a CDS encoding septum formation initiator family protein: MKNETKETVVESTDPAEIKKKRNRRILFWSLVGIGALTIISGNYGAYQIYKIKQQRAAVEKEIEKLKREHAVLADQRDRLKTDLEFIEKIAREKYTMIREGERVYQVLSKSETTNKKK, encoded by the coding sequence ATGAAAAACGAAACGAAAGAAACCGTGGTCGAATCGACCGATCCGGCAGAAATCAAAAAGAAACGTAATCGTCGCATTCTTTTTTGGTCTTTGGTCGGTATCGGTGCGCTGACTATTATTTCCGGCAATTACGGCGCATACCAGATTTATAAAATCAAACAACAGCGTGCCGCCGTCGAAAAAGAAATCGAAAAGCTCAAACGCGAACATGCCGTGCTTGCCGATCAGCGGGATCGTTTGAAAACGGATCTCGAATTTATCGAAAAAATCGCCCGTGAAAAATATACTATGATCCGCGAAGGCGAACGTGTATATCAGGTGTTATCCAAATCCGAAACAACCAACAAAAAGAAGTAA
- a CDS encoding YraN family protein — MSHATDTGTHGENLAEIFLKQKGYDIRHRHFRFRNGELDIVAESKTFIVIVEVKTTDLRRHDESAFGEPETWLTPKKQKFLKQAAEYYLAKYPAPEKDCRFDLITVRLRSDGEEIRHIENAFWM, encoded by the coding sequence ATGAGTCACGCTACAGACACCGGAACGCACGGCGAAAATCTGGCCGAAATTTTTTTAAAACAGAAGGGATACGATATAAGACATCGGCATTTTCGGTTTCGCAATGGGGAACTGGATATTGTCGCGGAGTCAAAAACTTTTATCGTCATCGTGGAAGTCAAAACCACCGATCTCCGGCGGCATGACGAATCAGCCTTTGGCGAACCGGAAACATGGCTTACGCCCAAAAAGCAAAAATTTTTAAAACAAGCCGCCGAATATTACTTGGCCAAATATCCCGCACCTGAAAAAGATTGCCGCTTTGATCTGATCACGGTGCGCCTCCGAAGCGACGGCGAAGAAATCCGGCATATCGAAAATGCGTTTTGGATGTGA